Proteins from a genomic interval of Rhodothermus marinus:
- a CDS encoding amidohydrolase family protein, whose amino-acid sequence MRLRCFVLTGFLLVALPLELSAQQPPGQQASTRNDIPTITRTYAITNARIVVAPGREIPRGTVVLRNGVIEAVGPDVPVPTDAWVLEGDSLVVYAGFIDGLSHAGVPAPRRDENQQEERRRVQNPGDPPPELAGLTPERDVRTLLKPDDASVEKLRRVGFTMAHVVPRGRMLPGQGALIFLRGQTPAEMVYRGEVSLFAQLEPAQGVYPATDMAVLARFRQLYREAARRRQHTTLYASDPRGLEPPPYDPVHAAFFPVLEKRQPVFFYTEDALDIHRVLALQQQLDFPLRLAGLAQSFDVLEKLKQANIPLFLTLDLPEAPNDTSKLGKLSDDSLAARYHTYLHVSSYRDVPAEIENLKARQAKERIKYYKTAALLHEAGLRFGFSTRDADPDKILRNLRTMIKYGLPEEAALAALTIDAARLLGIDRATGTVEAGKLANLVVTTGPLFDEKTRIRYVFVAGELFEIKEPARRPRAREEGATPARADGTWSCTVDSPEGSVDTTLRIEGQSGTLSSSAIPQELPLENLTLEGSQLSFSVTTNAYGRVNARLTLSGNAAEGTIDVPGVGALPMRCTRTSGPER is encoded by the coding sequence ATGCGACTCCGCTGTTTTGTTCTGACCGGTTTTCTTCTGGTAGCGCTTCCGCTTGAACTAAGCGCACAACAGCCCCCCGGGCAACAGGCCTCCACCCGAAATGACATCCCGACCATCACCCGGACCTACGCCATCACCAACGCCCGCATTGTAGTCGCGCCGGGACGGGAAATTCCCCGGGGCACGGTCGTGCTCCGCAACGGGGTGATCGAGGCGGTCGGCCCGGACGTGCCGGTGCCCACCGACGCCTGGGTGCTGGAAGGTGATTCGCTGGTGGTCTACGCCGGTTTCATTGACGGCCTCTCCCACGCAGGCGTGCCGGCACCACGCCGCGACGAAAACCAGCAGGAAGAGCGCCGTCGCGTGCAGAATCCGGGCGATCCGCCTCCCGAACTGGCCGGACTGACGCCGGAGCGCGATGTGCGCACGTTGCTGAAGCCCGATGACGCCTCCGTGGAAAAGCTGCGCCGCGTGGGCTTCACCATGGCCCACGTCGTGCCCCGCGGCCGCATGCTGCCGGGACAGGGCGCCCTGATCTTTCTGCGCGGCCAGACTCCGGCCGAAATGGTCTACCGGGGCGAGGTGTCGCTGTTTGCCCAGCTCGAACCGGCCCAGGGCGTCTATCCGGCCACCGACATGGCCGTACTGGCCCGCTTCCGTCAGCTCTACCGCGAAGCAGCCCGCCGCCGGCAACACACCACGCTCTACGCCAGCGATCCGCGCGGCCTGGAGCCTCCTCCCTACGATCCGGTCCACGCCGCCTTCTTCCCGGTGCTGGAAAAACGACAGCCGGTTTTCTTCTACACCGAAGATGCCCTGGACATTCACCGGGTGCTGGCCCTGCAACAACAGCTCGACTTTCCGCTCCGACTGGCCGGACTTGCCCAGAGCTTCGACGTGCTGGAAAAACTCAAACAGGCAAATATTCCGCTATTTCTAACGCTGGACCTGCCTGAAGCCCCGAATGACACCAGCAAACTCGGCAAGCTATCGGACGATTCGCTGGCTGCTCGGTATCATACGTATTTGCACGTATCCAGCTATCGTGATGTGCCGGCGGAAATCGAAAATCTGAAGGCGCGTCAGGCAAAAGAGCGCATCAAATATTACAAAACAGCCGCGCTTCTGCACGAAGCCGGCCTGCGCTTTGGCTTCAGTACGCGCGATGCTGATCCTGACAAAATCCTGCGCAACCTGCGCACCATGATCAAATACGGGTTGCCCGAGGAGGCGGCGCTGGCGGCATTGACCATCGACGCGGCCCGCCTGCTCGGGATCGATCGCGCCACCGGCACAGTCGAGGCCGGCAAGCTGGCCAACCTGGTCGTAACGACCGGACCGCTTTTCGACGAAAAGACGCGCATCCGCTACGTGTTCGTGGCCGGCGAGCTGTTCGAGATCAAGGAACCGGCCCGGCGTCCGCGTGCGCGCGAGGAAGGTGCCACACCGGCCCGCGCCGACGGCACCTGGTCCTGCACGGTGGATTCGCCGGAAGGCTCCGTCGACACGACGCTGCGCATCGAGGGACAATCCGGCACGCTTTCCAGTAGCGCCATCCCTCAGGAACTCCCGCTGGAAAACCTGACGCTGGAGGGTTCGCAGCTTTCCTTCAGTGTCACAACCAACGCCTACGGGCGCGTCAATGCGCGGCTGACGCTCAGCGGCAATGCGGCCGAGGGCACCATCGACGTGCCCGGCGTCGGCGCCCTGCCCATGCGCTGCACCCGTACTTCCGGACCTGAACG